One Neisseria sicca genomic region harbors:
- a CDS encoding C40 family peptidase produces MKALSRLAALLASVYVLSGIHFANADDLDSFVRSRQQVLNQFEDARQPASPALLQPGRAITAAIAPRQPVSSVQSSDNADELISSAMGLLGVAYRYGGTSASTGFDCSGFMQHIFKRSMGVNLPRTSAAQAKMGVGVSRSELQPGDMVFFRTMGRGRISHVGLYIGNNRFIHAPRTGKRIEVTSLSNKYWNAKYAFARRVKKNDPSRFLN; encoded by the coding sequence ATGAAAGCCTTATCCAGGCTGGCGGCACTATTGGCTTCGGTCTATGTGCTGTCCGGCATTCATTTTGCAAACGCCGACGATCTCGATTCGTTCGTCAGAAGCAGACAGCAGGTTTTAAACCAATTTGAAGATGCAAGACAACCTGCTTCCCCGGCACTCCTCCAACCCGGACGCGCAATCACTGCCGCGATCGCTCCCCGTCAACCCGTAAGCTCTGTACAGTCATCAGACAATGCAGACGAACTCATCAGCAGCGCGATGGGGCTTTTGGGCGTAGCCTACCGCTACGGCGGTACATCCGCGTCCACAGGTTTCGACTGCAGCGGCTTTATGCAGCACATCTTCAAACGCTCGATGGGCGTAAACCTCCCGCGCACCTCCGCCGCACAGGCAAAAATGGGTGTCGGCGTATCGCGTAGCGAATTGCAGCCGGGCGACATGGTGTTCTTCCGCACGATGGGTCGCGGCAGAATCTCCCACGTCGGCCTCTACATCGGCAACAACCGTTTCATCCACGCGCCGCGTACCGGCAAACGTATCGAAGTTACCAGCCTCAGCAACAAATACTGGAATGCCAAATACGCCTTCGCCCGCCGCGTGAAGAAAAACGATCCGTCCCGTTTCCTCAATTAA
- a CDS encoding LrgB family protein, producing MDGILSLWQQPSVLLFLTLAVYALALILRARTGYLLLNPVLISTVTLIAYLKILDIDYAAYHDAAQFIDFWLKPAVVALAVPLYQNRQKIFSQWLPVIVSQLAGSVTGIITGMYFAKWLGAEREVVLSLAAKSVTNPIAIEITRTIGGIPAITAATVIVAGLVGQIAGYTVLKNTVGMPSSVGMSLGTASHAMGIAASLERSRRMAAYAGLGLTLNGVLTAAIAPIIIPVLGF from the coding sequence ATGGACGGCATCCTTTCCCTGTGGCAGCAGCCCAGCGTCCTGCTTTTCCTGACGCTGGCGGTTTACGCGCTGGCACTCATCCTCCGCGCGCGGACGGGCTATCTGCTGCTCAATCCCGTCTTAATCAGCACCGTTACCCTGATTGCCTATCTCAAAATCCTCGACATCGATTACGCCGCGTACCACGATGCCGCGCAGTTTATCGACTTCTGGCTCAAGCCCGCCGTCGTCGCACTTGCCGTCCCGCTTTATCAAAACCGTCAAAAAATCTTCAGCCAGTGGCTGCCCGTCATCGTCTCGCAGCTTGCCGGCAGCGTTACCGGCATCATCACAGGCATGTATTTCGCCAAATGGCTGGGCGCGGAACGCGAAGTCGTCCTCTCGCTCGCCGCCAAATCCGTGACCAATCCCATCGCCATCGAAATCACCCGCACCATAGGCGGCATCCCCGCCATTACCGCCGCCACTGTCATCGTCGCCGGACTGGTCGGGCAGATCGCCGGTTATACCGTGCTTAAAAACACCGTCGGCATGCCCTCATCGGTCGGCATGTCGCTCGGCACCGCCTCACACGCCATGGGCATCGCCGCCTCGCTCGAACGCAGCCGGCGCATGGCAGCATACGCAGGGC
- a CDS encoding CidA/LrgA family protein has translation MQTIRALLVLLGCLALGETAAYLTGIKLPGSIIGMGILFAMLQAGWLKAEWLQQLTDALMANLTLFLVPPCVAVISYLDLIADSWLSILVSAAASTVCVLLVTGKVHQWIREKI, from the coding sequence ATGCAAACCATCCGCGCCTTGCTCGTCCTGCTCGGCTGCCTCGCGCTCGGCGAAACCGCCGCCTACCTTACGGGCATCAAATTGCCCGGAAGCATCATCGGCATGGGCATTCTGTTTGCCATGCTTCAGGCGGGGTGGTTGAAAGCCGAGTGGTTGCAGCAGCTTACCGACGCGCTGATGGCAAACCTGACGCTTTTCCTTGTGCCGCCTTGCGTCGCCGTCATCAGTTATTTGGATTTGATTGCCGACAGTTGGCTGTCGATACTCGTTTCCGCCGCCGCCAGTACCGTGTGCGTCCTGTTGGTAACGGGCAAGGTGCATCAATGGATACGGGAGAAAATCTGA
- a CDS encoding ABC1 kinase family protein, producing the protein MMIPTLLAMRDFSRMREIITVLTKYGLGGFVQRIRLGAAGGDEVHPDSRYMSTPRRFRKAFEELGPTFVKLGQVLSTRVDIFGAEWIEEFEQLQSNVAPIPSSEIYTLVEAYLGKPVSEVFRSIDPKPAGSASVAQVHRAELLDGTAVAVKVKRPDIEPVIQADLRILNHLARLMESEIPEVRRYQPVLMVAYFAKSLAKETDLSVELRYMQRFGQTFSDDPLVRIPAVYPNISNRHILVQDYIGGTLLKDADLDTMPHTLRNGLAGRITDTLFTMMLRQGFFHADPHPGNIFINDNGGITFIDFGLVGHLGNTRRREILNLINALTNNDALLIQYVLSDWAQGDLPDENLLGADVLEMLLNYEHTPIRDLRVSQVINDITSIMRRHGLTLPGDLVMLFKTLITLEGVVKRLDGSIELLERAKPITEAAVKEQASAAHIARNAKTQLRTLLQMAESLPQDFFRLTRMLQKGKFGITLDLKQSDRISHQIDSAANRLTMGIVTAALIIGSSIVMSIDTGPKFIGFVGYLIAFANSLWIIWSVWRSGKH; encoded by the coding sequence ATGATGATACCTACTCTGCTCGCTATGCGCGACTTTTCCAGAATGCGCGAAATTATTACCGTGCTGACGAAATACGGCTTGGGCGGCTTTGTGCAGCGCATCCGTTTGGGCGCGGCGGGCGGGGACGAAGTGCATCCCGACAGCCGTTATATGAGTACGCCGCGACGCTTCCGCAAAGCGTTTGAGGAGCTGGGTCCGACCTTCGTCAAACTCGGTCAGGTATTGTCCACGCGGGTCGATATTTTCGGGGCGGAGTGGATTGAAGAGTTCGAACAACTGCAAAGCAACGTCGCGCCGATACCGTCGTCTGAAATCTATACTTTGGTCGAAGCCTATCTGGGCAAGCCCGTTTCCGAAGTGTTCCGCAGCATAGACCCGAAACCCGCGGGCAGCGCGTCGGTGGCTCAGGTACACCGCGCCGAACTTTTAGACGGAACCGCCGTCGCCGTCAAAGTCAAACGCCCCGACATCGAGCCGGTCATTCAGGCGGATCTGCGGATTTTGAACCACCTCGCCAGACTGATGGAATCCGAAATCCCCGAAGTGCGCCGTTACCAGCCCGTATTGATGGTCGCCTATTTTGCCAAGAGTCTGGCGAAAGAAACCGATTTATCGGTGGAGCTGCGTTATATGCAGCGCTTCGGTCAGACCTTTTCAGACGACCCCTTGGTCCGCATCCCCGCCGTCTATCCCAACATTTCCAACCGGCACATCCTCGTACAAGACTACATCGGCGGCACGCTCCTGAAAGACGCCGACCTCGACACCATGCCCCACACCTTGCGCAACGGGCTTGCCGGACGGATTACCGACACGCTCTTCACCATGATGCTGCGGCAAGGCTTTTTCCATGCCGACCCCCATCCGGGCAACATCTTCATCAACGACAACGGCGGCATCACCTTCATCGACTTCGGGCTGGTCGGACACCTCGGCAACACCCGCCGCCGCGAAATCCTCAACCTCATCAACGCCCTGACCAACAACGACGCGCTGCTCATCCAATACGTCCTCAGCGACTGGGCGCAGGGCGATTTGCCCGACGAAAACCTGCTCGGCGCCGATGTTTTGGAAATGCTGCTCAACTACGAACACACGCCTATCCGCGACCTGCGCGTCAGTCAAGTCATCAACGACATCACCTCCATCATGCGCCGCCACGGGCTGACCCTGCCCGGCGACCTCGTGATGCTCTTCAAAACCCTCATCACCCTCGAAGGCGTCGTCAAACGGCTCGACGGCAGTATCGAACTGCTCGAACGCGCCAAACCCATCACCGAAGCCGCCGTCAAAGAACAAGCCTCCGCCGCCCACATCGCCCGCAACGCCAAAACGCAACTGCGCACCCTGTTGCAAATGGCGGAGTCGCTGCCGCAAGACTTCTTCAGGCTGACCAGAATGCTGCAAAAAGGCAAATTCGGCATCACCCTAGACCTCAAGCAGTCAGACCGCATCAGCCATCAAATCGACAGCGCCGCCAACCGCCTGACCATGGGCATCGTCACCGCCGCCCTGATTATCGGTTCGTCCATCGTCATGAGTATAGACACCGGCCCCAAGTTTATCGGCTTCGTCGGCTACCTTATCGCCTTCGCCAACAGCCTGTGGATTATCTGGTCGGTGTGGCGGTCGGGGAAACACTAA